The Corylus avellana chromosome ca8, CavTom2PMs-1.0 genome has a segment encoding these proteins:
- the LOC132190957 gene encoding uncharacterized protein LOC132190957, with amino-acid sequence METYGNEGRRRKRARTSEAFSLEHADADTIFALLLAAIFNSHRPGSLSLIEKCLIKLNPSFLSLSPSPTLSLLPFILTSKRAEIAARGAEIVGAASLLSLEMNERIALDGEIVKGLVSALGSSKRIVLMAACNAVLDMSTTSVARQRLLELSALESLMFGLLQVPKFSGMPVSICSVDDGSVTCCKIGIEEDEFPVLLLTACIILINSCNIEQLEKLPRILSETFLVSLKKLWAEVHNEMLLANPIKSSQEAHIYISNIRINNLAESIFRLSIRSSQVTPTLPLEVVKRSIFGLSKSSFEDFMLTHWEVSPFLIQRLSRALSENDDIFSSFVQPLHLTKTVPSFISSILRNLVSCFPIASDELDILSFLTEVGNKLGCPIIYQQDIRVLRTERQLKREVHFFQESLDSCCKKGSHIFNIDEVKKCEEAYKEGYTVAVRGMEFRFESIAAIANGLASFFGQPSVGVNMYLTPPNSQGLARHFDDHCVFVCQLFGTKQWTVFPQPNVQLPRLYDPLDNLYVAEAEVSMAECRKILLNEGDILYIPRGFPHEACTDDGGPNGSAGCSVHLTLGIEVEPPFE; translated from the exons atggagACCTACGGAAATGAGGGCAGACGCCGGAAAAGAGCGAGGACCTCCGAAGCATTCTCTTTAGAACATGCTGATGCCGACACCATCTTCGCTCTGTTACTCGCAGCAATCTTCAACTCTCACAGACCCGGCTCCCTCTCCTTGATCGAGAAATGCTTAATCAAGCTCAATCCCTCTTTTCTCTCATTAAGCCCAAGCCCCACCCTCTCTTTGCTCCCATTCATTCTCACTTCTAA AAGGGCCGAGATAGCGGCTCGTGGTGCGGAGATTGTGGGCGCGGCATCGCTGCTTTCGCTGGAAATGAACGAACGGATTGCTTTGGATGGTGAGATTGTGAAAGGTTTGGTCTCGGCGTTGGGGAGTTCGAAGAGGATTGTGTTAATGGCTGCCTGCAATGCTGTTTTGGATATGTCGACCACCTCGGTTGCTCGGCAACGCCTGCTGGAACTCTCTGCTTTGGAGAGTCTTAT GTTTGGATTGCTTCAGGTTCCTAAATTTTCAGGGATGCCAGTTTCTATATGCTCTGTGGATGATGGAAGTGTTACCTGTTGCAAGATTGGAATTGAGGAAGATGAATTTCCAGTATTACTTCTTACTGCATGCATAATTCTCATTAACTCCTGCAACATTGAGCAATTGGAAAAGCTCCCAAGAATCCTCTCTGAAACTTTCTTGGTCTCTTTGAAAAAGCTGTGGGCTGAAGTGCATAATGAAATGTTACTTGCCAACCCCATCAAATCCAGCCAAGAGGCACACATTTATATAAGCAATATTAGGATTAATAATCTGGCAGAAAGCATCTTTAGGCTTTCCATTAGAAGTAGTCAAGTTACACCAACTTTGCCTTTGGAGGTGGTTAAAAGAAGTATTTTTGGTTTGAGTAAATCTAGTTTTGAAGATTTCATGTTAACTCATTGGGAGGTATCGCCCTTTCTCATACAAAGACTTTCAAGGGCTTTAAGTGAGAATGATGATATTTTCAGTTCATTTGTACAGCCTCTACACTTGACTAAAACAGTTCCTTCCTTTATTTCTTCAATCCTTCGGAATTTAGTTTCTTGTTTTCCTATTGCTTCAGATGAACTAGACATCCTTAGTTTCTTAACGGAGGTGGGAAATAAATTGGGTTGCCCTATAATCTATCAGCAGGACATACGGGTGTTAAGAACAGAAAGGCAATTGAAAAGAGAGGTTCATTTCTTTCAGGAGAGTTTGGACTCCTGCTGCAAAAAGGGTTCTCACATTTTTAACATTGATGAAGTAAAAAAATGTGAAGAAGCATATAAAGAGGGTTATACAGTTGCTGTACGTGGCATGGAATTCCGCTTTGAGAGCATTGCCGCTATTGCAAATGGATTAGCATCTTTCTTTGGTCAACCATCTGTAGGTGTCAATATGTACTTGACACCACCTAATTCTCAGGGTTTGGCTCGTCACTTTGATGACCACTGTGTGTTTGTTTGCCAACTTTTTGGTACTAAGCAATGGACCGTTTTTCCTCAGCCGAATGTCCAGTTACCTCGCCTATATGATCCTCTTGATAACCTATATGTTGCAGAGGCTGAGGTCTCAATGGCTGAGTGCAGAAAGATTTTGCTAAATGAAGGTGATATTTTGTATATTCCCAGAGGTTTTCCTCATGAGGCATGTACAGATGATGGTGGTCCCAATGGTTCTGCTGGATGTTCCGTGCACCTTACACTTGGTATTGAGGTTGAACCACCTTTTGAGTAA